In one window of Phoenix dactylifera cultivar Barhee BC4 unplaced genomic scaffold, palm_55x_up_171113_PBpolish2nd_filt_p 000328F, whole genome shotgun sequence DNA:
- the LOC103708850 gene encoding U3 small nucleolar ribonucleoprotein protein MPP10 yields the protein MAAVGDEKRGEEALERLRAADPPLYLSPSSELSQVARAASRHLYSALLPFCPKAPVDQLLADEGFDAEQIWYQIDLLSRPLVSTLRREVRRLEREPPEVFLPAGGKTAAEVVKGGDGEEGEEEEEEDDDGEEDEEEEDVAAGEEEEEDGREEDEDEEEEEGEEEEGGEGKGQGVADRFLKIKELEEFLEKNEEEEYGQPERRKRKEKRDEEDEEEDEEEEEEEDEEDADEADLELGDFDEDGDEETDLYENARYEDFFGGKKKRGLNKKDGGKMREDSDKDELFDGTEDQKMDDEDTDTQNKNNLSTHEKELQQIRSKIEQMEKANLEPKSWTMQGEVTAAKRPMNSALEVDLDFEHNVRPAPVITEEVTASLEDLIRKRIMEGHFDDVQRAPALPSKAPKEYKELDENKSKKGLAEIYEEEYAQKTGLDSAPLSVSDEQKKEASILFKKLCLKLDALTHFNFAPKPVIEDMSVQANVPALAMEEIAPLAVSDAAMLAPEEIFEGKGDIKEEAELTQAERKRRRANKKRKFKAETAKRAAKKARQSVDPSHPSGKQDS from the exons atggCGGCGGTGGGGGACGAGAAGAGGGGAGAGGAGGCGCTGGAGCGGCTGAGGGCGGCGGACCCGCCTCTATACCTCTCGCCATCGTCGGAGCTCTCCCAGGTCGCCCGCGCCGCTTCCCGCCACCTCTACTCCGCCCTCCTCCCCTTCTGCCCCAAAGCCCCCGTCGATCAGCTCCTCGCCGATGAGGGCTTTGACGCCGAACAGATCTGGTACCAGATCGACCTCCTCTCCCGCCCCCTCGTCTCCACTTTGCGACGCGAGGTCAGGAGGCTGGAGAGGGAACCCCCCGAAGTGTTTCTGCCCGCCGGAGGAAAGACGGCGGCGGAGGTGGTGAAGGGAGGAGACGGCGAGGAAggtgaagaggaggaggaggaggatgacgatggggaggaagatgaggaggaagaggacgtgGCCGcgggggaggaagaggaggaagacggacgggaagaggatgaggatgaggaggaggaagagggggaagaagaagaaggaggggaaGGGAAGGGGCAGGGGGTGGCGGATCGTTTTCTTAAGATAAAGGAATTGGAGGAATTTTTGGAGAAGAATGAGGAAGAGGAGTATGGGCAACcagaaaggagaaaaagaaaagaaaagagggatgaggaagacgaagaggaagatgaggaagaagaagaggaggaggatgaggaggatgCTGATGAGGCAGATTTGGAG TTGGGAGATTTTGATGAAGATGGCGATGAAGAAACAGACTTATATGAAAATGCAAG gtatgaagatttttttggaggtaaaaagaaaagaggattaAACAAGAAAGATGGTGGCAAAATGAGAGAAGAttcagataaggatgaattattTGATGGGACAGAAGACCAGAAAATGGATGATGAGGATACTGACACTCAG aATAAAAATAATCTTTCCACTCATGAGAAAGAGCTACAGCAGATTCGCTCTAAAATAGAGCAAATGGAGAAAGCAAATTTGGAACCCAAGTCATGGACAATGCAGGGAGAG GTTACTGCTGCTAAAAGGCCTATGAACAGTGCGCTTGAGGTGGACCTAGATTTTGAGCATAACGTGAGACCTGCTCCAGTAATCACAGAAGAAGTCACAGCTTCCCTCGAAGATCTGATCAGAAAAAGGATTATGGAG GGACATTTTGATGATGTTCAAAGAGCTCCTGCTTTACCATCTAAAGCACCAAAAGAATACAAAGAACTG GATGAAAATAAGAGCAAGAAGGGCCTTGCTGAAATATACGAG GAAGAGTATGCACAGAAGACAGGTCTAGATTCTGCACCTCTTTCCGTTTCAGATGAACAAAAGAAGGAG GCAAGTATTctatttaagaagctttgtttgaaGTTGGATGCACTGACACATTTTAACTTTGCCCCAAAACCG GTTATTGAGGACATGTCTGTACAAGCGAATGTACCTGCTCTAGCAATGGAAGAG ATTGCACCTTTGGCTGTCTCAGATGCAGCCATGCTTGCTCCTGAAGAAATATTTGAAGGGAAAGGTGACATCAAGGAAGAGGCAGAGCTAACACAAGCAGAGCGCAAGAGGAGGAGAgctaacaagaaaagaaaatttaaag CTGAGACGGCTAAAAGAGCAGCTAAAAAAGCACGTCAAAGTGTAGACCCCAGTCATCCCAGCG GCAAGCAAGATTCATGA